A single region of the Methanolacinia paynteri genome encodes:
- a CDS encoding RMD1 family protein — MTTIRFYRIYDAGMAVNLDELEEAFAEKYITSRARFRRIHPKSIVMDTPPLVLNMGQITVEAGGKTYEMSMSVKILDIGVISICIICDLGESSPAVLYETALSFGDKDCLSDHFYTTLKTLDEIFSIYIRDFVIEDDFYEDYTIYTVEKEADAPDPVSLFLCDGTDFSDQFREETLRNVLSYSRNDKVIISWDGALIVSPESLDDIIDLIEYANVQVFEFRYYDRELTNRIENMYDDIEDADRMSWFRRMYRYHGIMVATMEIYADLDEIIERVNNLIKVTEDVYYARVYETALKEFRIGQWSGSVTRKIDVLRENYSMLSDEVRIQHSYFLEWIVILLIGFEFLFAVWQYFIL; from the coding sequence ATGACAACTATCCGGTTTTACAGGATATACGATGCCGGGATGGCGGTAAATCTCGATGAACTTGAAGAGGCCTTTGCAGAGAAGTATATTACGTCGAGGGCCCGTTTCAGGAGGATTCACCCGAAGTCTATTGTCATGGATACACCTCCGCTCGTGCTTAATATGGGGCAGATTACGGTTGAGGCGGGCGGGAAAACATATGAGATGTCGATGTCGGTAAAGATTCTCGATATCGGTGTAATCAGTATCTGTATCATCTGCGATCTCGGGGAGAGCAGTCCTGCCGTACTTTATGAAACCGCATTGTCGTTCGGCGACAAGGATTGTCTGTCCGATCATTTCTACACTACGCTAAAAACCCTCGACGAGATCTTCTCGATATATATCCGTGACTTTGTGATAGAGGATGATTTCTACGAGGATTATACGATCTATACGGTCGAAAAAGAGGCTGATGCTCCCGATCCGGTATCTCTCTTCCTGTGCGACGGAACGGACTTCTCGGATCAGTTCAGGGAGGAGACTTTAAGGAATGTTCTAAGCTACAGCCGCAACGACAAGGTGATCATATCCTGGGACGGTGCACTGATAGTCTCGCCCGAATCCCTGGACGATATCATCGATCTCATAGAATATGCAAATGTTCAGGTGTTCGAGTTCAGGTATTACGATCGCGAACTTACGAACCGGATTGAAAATATGTACGACGACATCGAGGATGCCGACAGGATGTCGTGGTTCCGGAGAATGTACAGGTACCACGGGATCATGGTCGCCACGATGGAGATTTACGCGGACCTCGACGAGATTATCGAGAGAGTGAACAACCTCATTAAGGTCACCGAGGATGTCTATTACGCAAGGGTGTACGAGACTGCATTAAAGGAGTTCAGGATCGGCCAGTGGAGCGGGAGTGTCACGAGAAAGATCGATGTCCTGAGGGAGAACTACTCGATGCTTTCCGACGAAGTGAGAATCCAGCATTCCTATTTCCTGGAATGGATTGTCATACTGCTGATCGGGTTTGAGTTCCTGTTCGCGGTGTGGCAGTATTTTATATTATAA
- a CDS encoding DUF5612 domain-containing protein → MDDSVIHAISILSDNSKGVLRDVSDIMASNEANIVMAQASVLQGGPSMGRSFLYFEYEEINETGKLLEELRNLPCVHEVRTYQPLSRIYGKRIIILGGGAQVAQVAMGAVNEADRHNIRGERISVDTIPLVGEITLADSIDAVCRLPRVSVLVLAGSLMGGEVSRAVERVKEFGIPVISLNMAGSVPQHADLVVTDPIQAGVFAVMQASDLAVFDIDRVRGRVF, encoded by the coding sequence ATGGATGATTCAGTAATTCACGCAATAAGCATCCTGAGCGACAACTCAAAAGGCGTATTACGGGATGTTTCAGATATAATGGCTTCAAACGAAGCAAATATCGTCATGGCCCAGGCTTCCGTCCTCCAGGGCGGCCCGAGCATGGGAAGATCTTTTCTCTACTTCGAATACGAAGAGATAAACGAAACGGGAAAACTACTTGAGGAACTGAGAAATCTCCCGTGCGTCCATGAGGTGAGGACTTATCAGCCGTTATCCAGAATATACGGAAAAAGAATCATAATACTCGGCGGCGGAGCACAGGTCGCACAGGTCGCGATGGGTGCAGTCAACGAGGCGGACCGCCACAATATCAGGGGAGAGAGGATCTCCGTAGACACGATCCCCCTCGTAGGCGAGATTACCCTTGCCGATTCCATCGATGCCGTGTGCAGACTCCCGAGAGTCTCCGTTCTCGTCCTTGCAGGCTCCCTTATGGGCGGTGAAGTCTCCCGTGCTGTAGAACGTGTAAAAGAGTTCGGAATACCGGTAATCTCACTCAATATGGCAGGAAGCGTGCCGCAGCATGCGGATCTCGTCGTGACCGACCCGATACAGGCAGGAGTATTCGCGGTTATGCAGGCAAGCGATCTCGCCGTCTTTGATATAGACAGGGTAAGGGGGCGTGTATTCTGA
- a CDS encoding L-threonylcarbamoyladenylate synthase: MDEAVRVLRRDGIIVYPTETVYGLGCDALSDEAISRLYEAKCRPLSKPVSIAVSDMEMLHAVAIIDDAEEEFIKRFLPGPVTVIVRAKKCIPPVLTGGTGLIGIRMPDNDIAIEIIEKFGSPITSTSANLSGDVSPVTVSQVNVIYDHIIDSGTLPGNPSTVVDLVNRKIIRVGAQIEEVASFIAEMD, from the coding sequence ATAGATGAAGCGGTACGGGTTCTCAGGAGAGACGGGATAATCGTATATCCCACGGAGACGGTTTACGGGCTCGGGTGCGACGCCCTTTCGGATGAAGCCATCAGCCGCCTCTATGAGGCTAAATGCCGCCCGCTCTCAAAACCAGTCTCGATCGCAGTATCCGATATGGAGATGCTCCATGCAGTGGCAATAATCGACGATGCGGAAGAAGAGTTCATAAAACGATTCCTTCCCGGCCCTGTCACTGTTATAGTCCGTGCGAAAAAATGCATTCCCCCCGTCCTCACCGGAGGGACCGGCCTCATCGGAATCAGGATGCCGGACAACGATATCGCAATAGAAATCATAGAAAAATTCGGATCGCCCATTACATCCACGAGTGCGAATCTGTCGGGAGACGTCAGTCCCGTCACTGTAAGCCAGGTGAATGTAATATACGATCATATCATCGACTCCGGAACACTTCCCGGAAACCCGAGCACGGTCGTAGACCTCGTAAACAGGAAGATAATACGTGTCGGAGCCCAGATCGAGGAAGTGGCCTCTTTTATCGCTGAAATGGATTGA